Proteins found in one Nocardia brasiliensis ATCC 700358 genomic segment:
- a CDS encoding RNA-guided endonuclease InsQ/TnpB family protein, with amino-acid sequence MRSVQLRYNFRCYPDGPQQAALARAFGCARVVFNDALDARQQASAAGRWISDAELSRRLTAAKRTAERAWLADVSAVVLQQALADLNTAYRNFFASATGRRLGPTVGLPRFRSRNDRQSIRFTRNAHFAITAGGRLRLPKVGAVKVVWSRPLPAEPTSVTVVRDTAGRYFVSFVVESAADPLPEQSAQIGIARGTGTVAVLSNGATIADPEFLRQAQHRLDRARRILSRKQPGSKNQVKARLAVAKALAALTDTRRDWAHKQSTAIIRENQAVYIEGLPYRAKPPSRRTRSTADDSWIVLTRMLGQKAARYGRHFGKVSPTPAPGSHHPDRAARTILAAGQAESRNACGADKRPGPVPALGYETGTRRTRYPRQPESSLPAGARHEDAKTRTPTHR; translated from the coding sequence ATGCGCTCCGTCCAATTGCGTTACAACTTCCGTTGCTATCCGGACGGTCCGCAGCAGGCCGCGCTCGCACGAGCTTTCGGTTGTGCCCGAGTGGTTTTCAACGATGCCCTCGACGCGCGCCAACAGGCCTCCGCTGCCGGTCGCTGGATATCGGACGCGGAGTTGTCCCGGCGATTGACAGCGGCCAAGCGGACCGCCGAACGTGCGTGGCTCGCGGACGTGTCGGCGGTGGTCCTCCAGCAAGCTCTCGCAGACCTGAACACGGCGTACCGGAACTTCTTCGCCTCGGCGACCGGTCGACGACTGGGGCCCACTGTCGGACTCCCCAGGTTCCGGTCCCGAAATGACCGGCAATCCATCAGATTCACCCGCAACGCCCACTTCGCCATCACCGCGGGAGGTCGGCTTCGGCTACCCAAAGTCGGTGCGGTGAAAGTGGTTTGGTCACGGCCACTGCCCGCGGAGCCGACGTCGGTGACGGTGGTCAGAGACACCGCGGGCCGCTACTTCGTCTCCTTCGTGGTCGAATCTGCCGCCGATCCGCTGCCCGAACAGTCAGCTCAGATCGGCATCGCCCGAGGGACGGGCACAGTAGCGGTGCTGAGCAACGGCGCCACGATCGCCGACCCGGAGTTCCTCCGGCAGGCGCAACACAGATTGGATCGGGCGCGGCGCATACTGTCCAGAAAGCAGCCGGGCAGCAAGAACCAGGTCAAGGCCCGGCTGGCGGTCGCCAAAGCCCTTGCGGCACTGACCGACACCCGGCGCGACTGGGCGCACAAGCAGTCGACCGCGATCATCCGCGAAAACCAAGCGGTGTATATCGAAGGACTGCCCTACCGCGCCAAGCCTCCGTCGCGCCGAACCCGCTCGACCGCCGACGACAGCTGGATCGTCCTCACCCGGATGCTCGGCCAGAAGGCCGCTCGCTATGGGCGGCACTTCGGCAAAGTTTCGCCCACACCCGCGCCCGGTTCGCACCACCCCGACCGTGCCGCCCGCACAATTCTCGCCGCCGGGCAGGCGGAGAGCAGAAACGCCTGTGGAGCCGACAAGCGGCCAGGACCCGTCCCGGCACTCGGCTACGAAACAGGAACCCGCCGTACGCGTTACCCACGCCAGCCGGAATCGTCCTTGCCTGCCGGGGCAAGGCACGAGGATGCCAAGACACGCACACCAACCCACCGATAA
- a CDS encoding Acg family FMN-binding oxidoreductase, which translates to MDHGMPDDETVRAALRLAVRAPSVHNIQPWRWRIGDRSVHLFLDPDRAIPSTDPDQRDLVLSCGAALHHLRIAFAALGWSAIVHRLPNPDDRNHLAAIELVAHRPTAQDVELSAAISRRQSDRRQFSSWPIPVGYFGLLIERAAGLGVLVRRVTDRSRDRLLDAMRIAAAEHALDPDYRFELASWSGRHGSADGVPARSTPRPRADAEVPARDFTEPQLLDQARTPDTAELLVLATSADDQVSRLRAGEAMSAVLLTAANIGLSTCPLSEPLELPLLRNRVRFEVLDDGAHAQVVIRVGWAPTSAETLPVTPRRAIDEVVDPFDVP; encoded by the coding sequence GCACTGAGACTCGCGGTACGGGCACCGTCGGTGCACAACATTCAACCGTGGCGGTGGCGGATCGGGGACAGGTCGGTGCATCTGTTCCTGGATCCGGACCGGGCGATACCGTCGACCGACCCGGATCAGCGTGATCTGGTGCTGAGCTGTGGTGCGGCACTGCATCATCTGCGTATCGCGTTCGCGGCGCTGGGCTGGTCGGCGATCGTGCATCGCCTGCCGAACCCGGACGATCGGAATCATCTGGCGGCGATCGAGTTGGTCGCGCATCGGCCGACGGCCCAGGATGTCGAACTCTCGGCAGCGATTTCGCGGCGGCAGAGCGACCGCAGGCAATTCAGTTCCTGGCCGATTCCGGTCGGATATTTCGGCTTGCTGATCGAACGCGCCGCGGGCCTGGGTGTGCTCGTGCGCCGGGTCACCGACCGGTCGCGGGATCGCCTGCTCGATGCCATGCGGATCGCGGCCGCCGAACATGCCCTGGATCCTGACTACCGTTTCGAACTCGCGAGCTGGAGCGGACGCCACGGGTCCGCGGATGGTGTGCCGGCCAGGAGCACTCCGCGTCCCCGGGCCGACGCCGAGGTTCCCGCAAGAGATTTCACTGAACCGCAGCTGCTCGACCAGGCCCGAACTCCGGACACCGCCGAGCTGCTCGTGCTGGCGACGTCGGCCGACGATCAGGTCTCGCGCCTACGTGCCGGCGAGGCCATGAGCGCGGTCCTGTTGACCGCGGCGAACATCGGACTGTCGACCTGCCCGCTCAGCGAGCCGCTCGAACTTCCGTTGCTGCGCAACCGGGTTCGTTTCGAAGTGCTGGACGACGGTGCGCACGCGCAGGTGGTGATCAGAGTCGGCTGGGCGCCGACGAGCGCGGAAACGTTGCCCGTCACACCGCGTCGCGCCATCGACGAGGTGGTGGATCCGTTCGACGTTCCGTGA
- a CDS encoding flavodoxin domain-containing protein has protein sequence MRDANMNAMGTPGTRIAVIFATAQGSTRDIAEYFGQDLTARGAEVVVAGVNHAPQLTGFDAIILGSAIHHREFLPPAASFIRAHADILAVKRVWLFSVGLGPALVGPIGRRLGGKVPKEIAALRALIAPEDYHAFAGHYERAGVDFKARTIYRVLGGMRYGDLRDWADIAAWSAKIGESLGLPQTAVTIVRP, from the coding sequence TTGCGTGACGCCAACATGAATGCCATGGGAACGCCAGGTACTCGCATCGCAGTGATATTCGCTACGGCCCAAGGATCCACCCGCGACATCGCGGAATACTTCGGGCAGGACCTGACTGCCCGAGGCGCCGAGGTCGTCGTCGCGGGTGTCAACCACGCGCCGCAGCTCACCGGGTTCGATGCGATCATTCTGGGCAGTGCGATTCACCATCGCGAATTCCTCCCACCGGCAGCGTCGTTCATCCGCGCGCACGCGGATATCCTTGCCGTGAAACGGGTCTGGCTGTTCAGTGTCGGTCTCGGGCCCGCGCTTGTCGGTCCGATAGGCCGGCGGCTGGGTGGGAAGGTGCCCAAGGAAATCGCCGCACTGCGCGCATTGATCGCACCCGAGGACTATCACGCTTTCGCGGGTCACTACGAACGGGCCGGGGTCGACTTCAAGGCCCGCACGATTTATCGGGTTCTCGGCGGCATGCGGTACGGGGACCTGCGCGACTGGGCCGATATAGCCGCATGGTCGGCGAAGATCGGGGAATCGCTCGGGCTACCGCAGACCGCGGTAACCATTGTCCGCCCTTGA
- a CDS encoding response regulator, whose product MTRVFLVDGHHIVRRGLADLIGAEPDLELVGEAETVSRAIEDILRLRPDVVVLEIRLPDGDGIALCRELQNHGLGAQLLILTAFIDEKSMLNAIRAGVSGYVIKDIGTVELVDAIREVGSGKSLLDNRAAAALMSKLRADGAAPRGPFAHLTAQERTLLELLGEGLSNRQIAERMSLAEKTIRNYVSRLLTKLGVERRSQAAVLALELRPSSGVR is encoded by the coding sequence GTGACTAGAGTGTTCCTGGTCGATGGGCATCACATCGTCCGGCGCGGGCTTGCCGACCTGATCGGCGCCGAACCCGACCTCGAACTGGTCGGTGAGGCGGAGACCGTGTCCCGGGCCATCGAAGACATCCTGCGGCTGCGTCCCGACGTAGTCGTGCTCGAAATCAGGCTGCCCGATGGTGACGGCATCGCACTATGCCGTGAACTGCAGAATCACGGGCTGGGCGCGCAGTTGCTGATCCTCACCGCGTTCATCGACGAGAAATCGATGCTGAATGCCATCCGGGCGGGAGTCAGCGGCTACGTCATCAAGGACATCGGCACGGTGGAGTTGGTCGACGCCATTCGTGAAGTCGGGTCGGGCAAATCGTTGCTCGACAACCGCGCGGCCGCCGCGCTCATGTCCAAGCTGCGCGCGGACGGCGCCGCGCCGCGCGGTCCTTTCGCGCATCTCACCGCGCAGGAGCGAACGCTGCTCGAACTGCTCGGCGAAGGACTGTCGAATCGCCAGATAGCGGAACGAATGTCGCTGGCGGAAAAGACGATCAGAAACTACGTCTCCCGCCTGCTGACCAAACTGGGGGTCGAGCGACGAAGCCAGGCAGCGGTGCTCGCCCT